One window of Triplophysa rosa linkage group LG8, Trosa_1v2, whole genome shotgun sequence genomic DNA carries:
- the tbx20 gene encoding T-box transcription factor TBX20, with product MEYTSSPKPQLSSRANAFSIAALMSSGKSKDKESEENTIKPLEQFVEKSSCNQNLGDLPALETHGDFNSSAPPLCTEPLIPTTPGVPSEEMAKISCTLETKELWDKFHDLGTEMIITKSGRRMFPTIRVSFSGMDPDAKYIVLMDIVPVDNKRYRYAYHRSSWLVAGKADPPLPARLYVHPDSPFTGEQLLKQMVSFEKVKLTNNELDQHGHIILNSMHKYQPRVHIIKKKDHTASLLNLKSEEFRTFVFTETVFTAVTAYQNQLITKLKIDSNPFAKGFRDSSRLTDIERESVESLIHKHSYARSPIRTYAGDEEPLGEDGHSTHSRCSAFTASDNLSLSSWVTTASGFTGFQHPQSLSAIGTSTASLASPLPHPIQGSLSPYSRLGMPLTPSALASSMQGSGPTFPSFHMPRYHHYFQQGPYAAIQGLRHSSAVMTPFV from the exons ATGGAGTACACATCTTCCCCGAAGCCTCAACTCTCGTCCAGGGCGAACGCTTTCTCCATAGCCGCACTCATGTCAAGTGGGAAATCCAAGGACAAGGAGTCGGAGGAAAATACGATCAAGCCGCTGG aaCAATTCGTGGAAAAGTCATCATGCAATCAAAACCTCGGCGACCTTCCTGCCCTGGAAACCCACGGCGATTTCAACAGCAGCGCGCCTCCGTTATGCACCGAGCCGCTTATTCCCACGACACCCGGCGTGCCCAGCGAGGAAATGGCCAAGATCTCCTGCACCCTGGAGACTAAAGAACTGTGGGATAAATTTCACGATCTCGGCACAGAAATGATTATCACAAAATCGGGAAG aCGAATGTTTCCGACTATTCGTGTATCATTTTCCGGAATGGATCCGGACGCCAAATATATTGTACTAATGGACATCGTTCCTGTGGACAATAAGAGATATCGATACGCCTATCACAGATCATCTTGGCTTGTTGCTGGAAAGGCAGATCCACCTTTACCTGCAAG GTTGTACGTGCATCCAGATTCGCCATTTACCGGTGAACAGCTATTAAAACAAATGGTTTCTTTCGAAAAGGTCAAACTTACAAACAACGAACTGGACCAGCACGGACAC ATCATCCTCAACTCCATGCACAAGTATCAACCTAGAGTTCATATCATCAAGAAGAAAGATCACACGGCCTCTCTACTTAATCTTAAATCTGAAGAGTTTCGAACATTCGTCTTCACTGAAACTGTTTTCACTGCAGTCACTGCCTACCAGAACCAGCTG ATAACCAAACTGAAGATTGACAGCAACCCTTTCGCCAAAGGCTTCAGGGACTCCTCAAGACTCACAGATATTGAGAG GGAAAGTGTTGAGAGCTTGATCCACAAGCACTCTTATGCCCGGTCGCCCATTCGGACTTACGCTGGTGACGAGGAGCCCTTGGGTGAAGATGGTCACTCGACACACAGTAGAT GTTCTGCATTCACTGCTTCGGATAACCTCTCCCTGAGCTCCTGGGTCACCACCGCGTCTGGTTTTACCGGGTTTCAGCACCCTCAATCACTGTCTGCCATCGGAACCAGCACTGCTTCCTTGGCCAGTCCTCTTCCTCACCCCATCCAGGGCTCTCTATCCCCTTACAGTCGACTGGGAATGCCTCTCACCCCTTCCGCCCTGGCCAGCTCCATGCAGGGCAGCGGGCCTACCTTCCCCTCCTTCCACATGCCACGGTACCACCACTACTTCCAGCAAGGGCCCTACGCCGCCATTCAAGGACTGCGTCATTCCTCTGCAGTCATGACTCCGTTCGTATGA